CGAAGGAACCCATATTATTCATCTGGAAGTGGGTGAGCCGGATTTTGATACCCCGCAGTGCATTAAAGCCGCTGCATGCAGGGCGCTTGAAGAAGGCCACACCCACTACACCCACAGCCTCGGCCTGCTTGAGCTTAGAAATGCAATTTGCGAGTACTATTTTTCCACCTATAATGTTTCGCTAGATCCGGATCAAATTATTATCACCTCCGGCACTTCTCCTGCCATGTTCCTGTTGTTTTCGGTGCTGCTTGAAAAAAATGATCAGGTCATTATTCCAGATCCTCATTATGCCTGCTATCCCAATTTTATTCGATTCTTGGAAGGAGAAGTCGTTACGGTTGAAGTTTACCAGGAAGACGGTTTCCAGTACAGGCCTGAACAAATCCATAAAAAGATTTCAAACAAAACCAAGGCTATTTTAATAAACTCGCCCTCCAACCCAACGGGAAACCTTTTATCCGAAAGTCGAATGAAGGAAATCGCTGGATTTTCACCTTACATCATTTCAGATGAAATCTATCATGGCCTGGTCTATGAGGGGGTTGAGCATTCAATTTTGCAGTTTACGGAAAATGCCTTTGTACTAAACGGCTTTTCTAAACTGTATGCCATGACCGGACTGCGTCTCGGATACCTGATTGCGCCAAAATCCTTTATCCGCCCCATGCAAAAAATACAGCAAAACTTTTTTATTTCTGCCAATTCCATGGTCCAACAGGCGGGAATTGCCGCTCTTAAGGACGCAGGGGATGATGTGGAAAAAATGAGAAAGACGTATAATAAGCGAAGAAAGTATATGATTCACCGTTTAAAGGAAATGGGTCTTAAAATTACCGTAGAGCCGACCGGTGCCTTTTATGTCTTCGCCGATGCCCGCCATATATCCAACGATTCGTATAAGCTGGCCTTTGATATACTGGAAAAAGCCCATGTGGGTGTCACCCCGGGGATCGATTTCGGCAAAAACGGAGAAGGATACCTCAGGTTCTCCTATGCAAACTCAATGGAAAACATCACCGAAGGCATGGACAGGTTGGAGAAGTATCTTGATAATCAAATCTGCTGAATTTGTGACCAGCGCAGTTAGACCGTCTCAATATCCTCCGGCTGTTTTGCCGGAGGTCGCCTTTGCCGGGCGTTCCAATGTCGGCAAATCTTCCCTTATCAATACTCTGGTAAACAGAAAGCATCTGGTAAAAACCAGTGCGACACCCGGTCGAACCCAACTGATCAACTTTTTTAACATAAACGATAAACTTTCTTTTGTGGATATTCCGGGGTATGGATATGCAAAGGTTCCGGTGTCGGTTAAAAAAAAATGGGGCCCCATGATTGAAACCTATTTGACCACAAGAAAGACGCTTAAAGGTATAGTGCTGATCTTGGATATCCGTCGTATCCCCGGTCAACAAGAGATGAACATGCTTGACTGGCTCAATCATTACACTATTCCCTTCGTACTCGTATTAACCAAATCCGATAAGCTTTCAAAAATTAGGCAAAAAAAGCAGTTAACTCAAATCGCAAACACTCTTTCGACAGATAGAGACCATTTTGTTTTGTTTTCAGCAAAATCGCGACAGGGAAAAGACGAGGTTTGGGAAGCGGTGAATCAGTTGATATTATAGACTTTCTATAAAAATTGAGCTTATGGGTTTGTTTCGAACCGCAGAATGTCGAAGTAAGGTATTCTATCATTTTTAATATTTAAAAAGATAGAGCCCGGCGATTCCACACTTCATCATTGGTAATTCCCTGTTCGATATTCGATATTCAAATAGTTATATCTCGAATTTACAATATCTCTTTATTTAACCATCTGACGCTTATGCAAAGACTTTTTAACAGTTTATCATAATTGTTTAAAAACGAAAGGAGAGGTCCAATGTGCAAAAAAAGTTGTCTTATGTTTACCCTGTTGCTGGCTGTTTTCTTTATCTTTGTTTCTGTTTCATTTGCAGGCTCCCTTTTCAATGAAGGCCTGTGGAAAATTACCTCTAAGATGGAAATACCGGGAATGCCTGTGCCGATGCCTCCGATTACCTATACGCAGTGTTTAACGAAACAAAATCCCGTGCCCAGCCGGTCTGAAACCGGCCAGGAGTGTCGCACCAAAAACATCAAAACAAAAGGCAACACCGTGTCCTGGGAGATGGTTTGCGGCTCTCCGCAGGGCGAAGTGAAAAGCAGTGGTAAAATTACTTATAAAGGAAACCGGTTCGATGGAGTCGTTCTAATGGACATACCGGGACAGGGACAAATGAAAATGACCATGACCGGCGAGCGCATCGGAAAATGTAAAAAGTAAACAGCTGAATTTTCACCAACTGGAGGCATTCATATATAAGGCCCCTAAGCCGCGGGAAACTATTTGGATAACCAAAGGGTGCTTCTCAGTTACAATCAGTGACAAAATTCGAATGTGCTATCTGTCTCCCCATGTTGCCGGGAGACAGATAGGCGCGGGCTTGACGAAAAGTTCCGTTTGATAAAGATCTTGCCGTGGAATTGGGATGAAACGGATGTCATTGCCTATAAATGTCGATGGCAGAAGTAAACAGTCATAATATTCTCCTAATTCCGTCAATAATTTGTCGAAAAGTCCTGCCATAACTTCCATTCTATGTTTGACTGTACACTCTAAGATTTCATTAAAATTTAATGTAAACCTCTATTTTGGTGTTAAAACAAGCAGATCCCATTTTTCACCTAATTATTACACCCTGAATGGCATGTTTGTTGCTGTGATTCAAATTGTTACTTTTTTTTAAAAGAATATACTTTTGCACTATAAAGTGGTATAAGAAAAACAGCCTGAAAAAATTGATTGATGCAGTTTGTATGGAGACAATATGCTGCTGTGTTCAAATAATGCTTTCAGATGCCTTGGAATAATGGTTCGGACGGCCCACCTACTGACAGCGCGGCTGATTTCTTTATGCGCAGAAAATAGCCTGAAAAAAAAGGTTGTTGTCCCTCACTCTCACCATCACGCTCTTCCGCGGGTCGACCATATCGATAAAGCAATTGCTTCTTCACTTAAAAAAGATGACCCACTAGTAGAAACCTATATTGAATATATGGATTCAACCGGTAACGAGGAAAACAACCTTTTCAATTTATTGAAAAGACACATTCAAACAATCCGTATCTAAACGTGTATGACTTAGGCATGAACAGGAGGAAAAATGGCTAAATCGAAAAAAAATACACTTCAATATCACCTGACCGCTGTTAAGGAAGGCAAACGAAGTTTTGAAAACGCCTTTCAAAGTGTGACCCGGATGATTTTGGAAAGTGAAATTGAAAAGGTAGTGGTGAATGGCAAAACAACTTACGATTTCAGCATTTTTCGAACCGGGAAAAAACATATCATAGGAATGTATGATGAAATCAACAGTTTTGTCTCTTATGTGAAGGACGCTTCCGAAGGCGGGTCTTCCAGAGAAATGGCTTTCGTACTGGTCGGCGAACCGGGAAATGGGAAAACGTTTTTAGTGGAATTTTTAAGTGCCAAATACCGAAATTTTCTGGCAGAAGAAAAAAATCGCAGGTACACTTTTAGATTTCTAGATATGGACAAGATCGGTAATTATGGAAGAATCACCACCATTGAATCCCAAACCTACGAAGACCCTTTCATCTTGGCCATGAACCTTTTTGAAACCGTTGATGAAAATAAGACCTTTTTAGTCAAACAGATCGGATTCTCCGATAATGAAATTGAAAAACTCTACGATGACTACCGGCCCATGGGTGCCTGCAGCGGGTATATCTGGAACGATATCAGAAAATTTGCCGACGGCAACATTGATGAAATGCTTAAATTCGTCGAAATCATTCCGGTACCTTTAACTGAAAGCCTGGGCACCGTGACGGGGAAATACCCGGCCAAAGATAAAATCACCTCTTCGGCCGTCGATCTGCTGGGTGAAGAGTCCATTCAAAGACTGCTTCATATTTCAGATACCAACAACCCGTACCGTTTTGATTTGAGAAGGGGCGCTCTTTCCCGTGTTGCGGGCGGGG
This genomic window from Thermodesulfobacteriota bacterium contains:
- a CDS encoding pyridoxal phosphate-dependent aminotransferase, yielding MIAKRIDQVTSFIVMDVLEKAHEMEREGTHIIHLEVGEPDFDTPQCIKAAACRALEEGHTHYTHSLGLLELRNAICEYYFSTYNVSLDPDQIIITSGTSPAMFLLFSVLLEKNDQVIIPDPHYACYPNFIRFLEGEVVTVEVYQEDGFQYRPEQIHKKISNKTKAILINSPSNPTGNLLSESRMKEIAGFSPYIISDEIYHGLVYEGVEHSILQFTENAFVLNGFSKLYAMTGLRLGYLIAPKSFIRPMQKIQQNFFISANSMVQQAGIAALKDAGDDVEKMRKTYNKRRKYMIHRLKEMGLKITVEPTGAFYVFADARHISNDSYKLAFDILEKAHVGVTPGIDFGKNGEGYLRFSYANSMENITEGMDRLEKYLDNQIC
- the yihA gene encoding ribosome biogenesis GTP-binding protein YihA/YsxC translates to MIIKSAEFVTSAVRPSQYPPAVLPEVAFAGRSNVGKSSLINTLVNRKHLVKTSATPGRTQLINFFNINDKLSFVDIPGYGYAKVPVSVKKKWGPMIETYLTTRKTLKGIVLILDIRRIPGQQEMNMLDWLNHYTIPFVLVLTKSDKLSKIRQKKQLTQIANTLSTDRDHFVLFSAKSRQGKDEVWEAVNQLIL
- a CDS encoding DUF3617 family protein; the protein is MCKKSCLMFTLLLAVFFIFVSVSFAGSLFNEGLWKITSKMEIPGMPVPMPPITYTQCLTKQNPVPSRSETGQECRTKNIKTKGNTVSWEMVCGSPQGEVKSSGKITYKGNRFDGVVLMDIPGQGQMKMTMTGERIGKCKK